In the genome of Fimbriimonadaceae bacterium, the window CCGATCAAAAAGAGTGCCACAACAATCATGAGGAACACCAACCACCGGTGATGGTGCGACGACCCCTCAGGATGCCAATGCATTTCCCAGGGAATATCCAAGTACCGAGGATGTTTGAACATGGTCTGCTCCTTCCGCTCAGGAGACCTTGACCTCGATGGATTTCGGTTTGGCCTTCTCCGATTTCGGCAGATGGACCTTCAGCACACCGTCTTTGTACTCCGCCGCGACCCTGCTGCCATCGGCATCTTCCGGCAGCGTGAAGCTCCGCAGAAAACTGCCGTAGGCGCGCTCCACCCGGTGGTACTTCTTGTCTTTTTCTTCCTTCTCGTATTTCCGTTCGCCGGAAATGGCGAGCACATTGTCCTGCACGGTCAGCTTCACGTCTTCCTTTTTGATCTCCGGCAGCTCGGCTTTGATCAGATATTCCTTGTCGTCCTCCGTGATATCGACCAGCGGAGCCCATTCGGCTACCGAGATCGCTTCCTTTTGTCCTTCGACCTTCCCCTGGGGCCGTCCCCAGAGTGCCGACAGACGCTTCTCCACATCTTCCAGTTCTTTCCAAGGGTTCCACTGC includes:
- a CDS encoding Hsp20/alpha crystallin family protein yields the protein MSGLTRWEPFRAQWNPWKELEDVEKRLSALWGRPQGKVEGQKEAISVAEWAPLVDITEDDKEYLIKAELPEIKKEDVKLTVQDNVLAISGERKYEKEEKDKKYHRVERAYGSFLRSFTLPEDADGSRVAAEYKDGVLKVHLPKSEKAKPKSIEVKVS